GAAATGGCTCAGGGACGGCAAGCCGGACCTCGCGCCGAAAACCAGGCTCCGCTACAGAGAGATTCTCGAAAGAGCGGGCGAGGCTATGGGCCACCTGAAACTCGGCAAAATTAAGCCGCTCCACCTCGTGGAGTTCTATAACAACCTGCGAGAGGAGGGTATTCGCAGGGACAGGCGCGCGGGCCGGCTCTCGGAGAAAACGATACTCTATTACCATAGGGTTCTGCACGCCATGTTTAGCGACGCGGTAAAGTGGGGAATTCTCTCGCAAAACCCGGCAGATAAGGTTGAGGCGCCGAAACTCAAGCGCGCAAAGGTGTCCTACTACGATGAAAAGCAGACAGCGGAGCTCCTCGCCGCCCTCGAGACGGCACCCTTGCAATTCAAGGCCGCTATTCTCCTCGAGCTCGCGACGGGCCTCCGGCGCGGAGAGCTAATGGGCCTCGAATGGCAGGACGTGGACTTCGAGGCCGACACTATTGAGGTCCAGCGGTCCAGCCAATACCTGCCGGGCCACGGCGTGTTTACGAAGGAGCCGAAGACGGAGACTTCGAAGCGAATACTTGCCGTCCCGGCCTCCGTAATGGCTGTGTTAAAGCAGTATAAGGCCGCTCAGGCAGAGCATCGCTTGCAAGTCGGGGACCTGTG
This DNA window, taken from Bacillota bacterium, encodes the following:
- a CDS encoding site-specific integrase, whose protein sequence is MAGSLEKRGKDSWRLIVSCGMGPDGKQEKKTKTVTVNTSCPERSCKDCNKLTRCKARKEAERFLVEFVAEVEKGLYVDPTKLTLKDFAEKWLRDGKPDLAPKTRLRYREILERAGEAMGHLKLGKIKPLHLVEFYNNLREEGIRRDRRAGRLSEKTILYYHRVLHAMFSDAVKWGILSQNPADKVEAPKLKRAKVSYYDEKQTAELLAALETAPLQFKAAILLELATGLRRGELMGLEWQDVDFEADTIEVQRSSQYLPGHGVFTKEPKTETSKRILAVPASVMAVLKQYKAAQAEHRLQVGDLWQGSNRLFTTWDGRPMHPDSRLTAKRGFDVPRIREPA